The following is a genomic window from Streptomyces sp. BHT-5-2.
GGATGCACCAGATGGGCCACCACTCCGACGTGATCATGGTGACCGCGGCCCGCGACGTCGCCACCGTGCAGGCGGCCATGCGCTACGGCGCACTCCAATACCTGGTCAAACCCTTCGGCTTCGCGGGGCTGCGCGCCAAGCTGGACGCCTACGCGGCCCTCCGCCGCACCGTCGAGGGCGTCGGCGGCCGCGGCGAGGCCGGCCAGGAACAGGTCGACCGGATCTTCGCCGCCCTCCGCACCCCGGACTCCCCCCGCACCGAACTCCCCAAGGGCCACTCGGCGGCAACCGTCGACCTGATCCGCCGCACCCTCGACGAGGCCGGACTCCCCCTCTCCGCCCACCAGGTGGCCGAACGCGCCGGCGTCAGCCGCTCCACCGCCCAGCGCTACCTCAAACACCTGGAACGCACCGGCCACATCAACCTCACCCTCAAATACGGCGACACCGGCCGCCCGGAACACCGCTACGCCTGGACTCGGGCGAGCTAGTGCGTCCGACGGGGCAGGCGCCGGACGCTCACCACACCGCCCTCGTCGGGCACTTGGGACGGCGGAGGTGCAGGGCAAGGTACCGATCAGGTACCTTGCCGTCATGCCTTCGGCGAGCGGGGCGTTGCCGGACGACGGCATGAGTACGGCGTGAGTACGGCATGAATACGGCATGAGTGTTGACGGACGACGGCATGAGTGAGGTCCGCACCGCCCGATGATTCTGCACATCGACGTTGCCTGGCTTCTGGACGTCCAGGAGCAGGCCGTGCCCGAGGACGTCTCGGTGGCCGACTACTCCGCACTGACGGCGGCCGTCGCCCGGCACCGGACCCGTATCCCGCGCGCCGGTGCCGCCGAGCCCGACGCCGCCTGGCGCGCCGCGGCGCTGCTGGACACGCTGGTGCGGCTGCAACCGCTGCCGCACCGCAACGCGTTGTACGCCTGCCAGGTCGCCGTCGCCTATATGCACGCCGCCGGCGAAGGCATCGATCCGCCGCACGGCGCCCTGGTCGACCTCGTCCGCGACGTCCGGGCGGGGAAGGCCACCGTTTTCCAAGCGGCCGAGCACCTTCGCGACTGGCGGTTGTGACCTCCGCTCAGTCGGTGCCCGCCTCGTGGCACGCCTCGATGAGGGCGCGCAGGCCGGGCCGGGGCGGGCCGGGGCGTACCGCGAGGTAGGTCCGCATGAGGGGCGTGGGGTTGGCCAGCGGACGGAACACCACACCGGGTACGGGGAGTTGGTCGGCGTGCGGGGCGTAGAAGACGGTCCATGACGGCCGGCCGTAACCGATGGCGGCGAGGGTGTCCTGGGCGTTGGTGAACTCCGGCCCCCAGACGGGGTCGTAGCCGGCCTCCCGGCAGCAGTGCACGATCAGGTCGTGGAGGGCGGGGTTGCGGGAGTGCGGGGAGAGGCGCAGCGGGAGCCCGGCGAGCCCGGACATTTCCACCACCTCCTGCGCGGCGAGTTCGTGGCGCGCGGGCAGCGCCGCCATCAGTGCGTCCTGCCACAGCGGCAGGAACGTGAGCCCCGCGTCGGTGCGTTCGCCGCGCAGCAGGGTCGCGTCCAGGTCGCCGGCACGCACCTTCGCCAGGCGTTCCTCGGTGGTGCCGGTGAGGAGCTCCAGCTGGGCCTGGTCGGTGAGCCGGGCGAACGCGGCGAGCAGGGCGTCCAGCCGCTCGCCCAGTCCGGAGCTGGTGCCCAGGCGCACCGTCGCGGCCTGCTCGGCGCGCAGTTCGTCGATGGCCTCCCGGGCGCGCGCCTGGAGGGCGAGCATCTCCCTGGCGTACGGCAGGAGCCGGTCACCGGCCTCGGTGAGGCGGACGACGCGGGTGGAGCGGGCGAAGAGCTCCGCGCCCAGTTCGCGTTCGAGCCGGCGGAGCTGCTGGCTGACCGCCGACTGCACGATGTGCAGCCGCTCGGCGGCGCGGCCGAAGTGCAGTTCCTCGGCCACCGTGAGGAAGTAGCGCAGCTGCCGGATCTCCATGGCCCCCCGTTCGTCGTGATCGCACACTGATCACCGTTCGCGATCAGTGTAGGCGTGGATCGCCCATTGGTCGGCGGGCGCGATCGCGGTTGGCTGAGGTCATCACGCACCGCGGGCCCGCAGGGCCCCGAAGGCCGGAGGAGACCGCCATGCCCCACCTGGACGTCAACGACACCACCCTCTACTACGAGGACGAGGGGACCGGCCCCGCCCTGCTGTTCCTGCACGGCTGGGGCACCAGCGGCCGCACCTGGGGCGCGCAGCTGCCCGACTTCACCCAGGACCACCGGGTGGTCACGCTGGACTGGCGGGGTTGCGGACGCTCGGCCCGTCCCGTCCGGGGCAACACCACCGCCGGGGTCGTCAACGACCTGGTGGCGCTGATCGGCGCGCTGCGACTGGACCGGCCGGTGGTCGTCGGCTCCTCGGTCGGCGCGACCTTCGCCACCGAACTGGGTGTGCGGCGGCCGGAGTTGATCGGCGGGGTGGTCTCGGTGGACGGGCCCGGGTACTGGCCGTCAGGGATGCGGGCGGAACAGGCGGAACTGACGGACGGGCTGCGCCGCGACCGGGCCGGTACCGTCGCGGGCTGGGTGCCGGGGTGGTACGCACCGGGCACCGCGCCCGCGCTGATCGACTGGACGGTCCGCCAGATCCTGGACTCCGGCCCGTACATCGATGAGCACCAGACCGCCGCCTGCGACTACGACCCGCGCCTGGCGCTGCCTGGACTGCGGGTGCCGATCCACTACATCCATGGCGAGTTGGACGTCCCGATCCCCCTGGACGTCGCCCGGGACAGCGCCGCACGCACGCCCGGCGCCGAGGTCAGCGTCATCACCGGCGCCGGCCACATGCCGCACCAGGAACGCCCCGCCGAATTCAACGCCGCCCTGCGCGCCGCGCTCACCCGCATGGCCACCGCCCACGCCACCGTCTGAACAAGCCACCGCCCTGCCCCTCGAAGGAGACCTCCATGCCCGTCGCCCAGGCATCGCTCAGCGGTGGTACGGCCCACGTCGAGTACGACCGCACCGGGACCGGCCCGGGACTGGTGCTGGTGCACGGCACCGGCGCCACCCGCGAGCAGTGGCTGCCGCTGACCGAAGCGGTCGCCGACCGCTTCACGGTCGTCGCACCCGACTACTCCGGCTCCGGCGGCACCACCGACCACGGCGGCCCGCTCACCCTCGCCGACCTCGCCGACGAGGTGCTGGCCGCCGCCGACCACGCCGGGCTGGACCGCTTCCACCTCGTCGGCCACTCCCTCGGCGCCGCGATCGCCACCCACCTCGCCGCCCACCGCCCCGAGCGGGTCCGCTCGCTGGTCCTGCACGCCGGATGGGCCCACACCGACACCCGCCTGCGGGCCGAATTCACCTACTGGCTCGACCTGTTGCGCTCCGACACCGAGCACGGCACCGCGAACTTCGCCCGGATGCTGCCGCTGATGGCGTTCGGCCCCCGGTACTGGGAGCGCACCGACACCGCGGCGAACGAGGAACTGGTGCGGACGCTGGCCACCACACTGGCGCCCGGCATCGTCCGGCAGACCGAGGTGGACCTCTCGGTGGACCTGCGGCCGGTGCTCGGCCGGGTCACGGCACCGACGCTGGTGCTGGCCAGCGCCCACGACCGGATCATGGGCGCCGACCAGCAACAGGCGCTGCTGGCCGGCATCCCGCACACCCGTTACGCGGAGATCGACGCCGGCCACGGGGCCCCGGCCGAGGACCCGGCCGGATTCGCGGCCCTGATCACCCGCTTCCTGGACGAGCGGCGCACCGCGGAGGCGGAGGCACCAGCAGCGTCCGGGCTGTCTGCGGTGCCGGATGCCGTTGGTGCCCCGGGCCCGGCGGCGGGCGCAGCGCGAGCGTAGGTGCCCGGCCCCCGATTCCGGTCCACTTTCCCCGGATTGGACCAGGAAGCGGGGGCCCGCCCCCCGTTAGCGTCGTCTCGATCAAGGTCCCGGACCAGGCACCACCGAACCGACGAACGGAGCGCACCGTGCACCCCCAGCTCGCCGCCGATCTCGCCGCGCTGCCCGACCTGTTGGAGGCCACCGGGCAGCGCGCCACGGCCTTCCTCGACCGCCTCGGGGAGGCGCCCGTCGTCCCGGCTCGGCCGGCGCCGGAGCCACGGCCGCTGCCCGAGCACGGCACCGGCCTCCAGGACGCGCTGCGGGACTTCGCCGCACGCTGGCAGCCCGGCCTGTCGGCCAGCGCCGGCCCGCGCTACCTCGGTTTCGTCACCGGCGGCGTGACCCCGGCGGCCCTTGCCGGTGACTGGCTGACCACCGTCGCGGACCAGAACTCCATGTCGTCCCTGGACGCCACCGGGCAGCACCTGGAGCGGGAGACGGTCGGCTGGCTGCGCACGCTCTTCGGGCTGTCCGACGCCCACGAAGGCGCGCTGGTCAGCGGAGCCACCCTGTCCAACACGGTCGGACTGGCGATCGCCCGCGAATGGCTGGGCGAGCGGCGCGGCGTCTCACCGGCCGAGGACGGAGTGGCCGCCCTCGGCCCGGTGCGCGTGCTCTCCGGCACCCCGCACTCCAGCGTGGCCAAGGGCCTGTCGATGCTCGGCCTCGGCCGGACCGCGCTGGTCACCGTCCCCACCCTCCCCGGCCGCGAGGCGGTGGACCCGGCGGCCCTGGAACGCGCCCTCCAGGAGACCGACGGTCCCTGCGTCATCGTGGCCAACGCCGGCACCGTCAACACCGTCGACTTCGACGATCTCCGCGCCCTCGCC
Proteins encoded in this region:
- a CDS encoding LysR family transcriptional regulator, whose amino-acid sequence is MEIRQLRYFLTVAEELHFGRAAERLHIVQSAVSQQLRRLERELGAELFARSTRVVRLTEAGDRLLPYAREMLALQARAREAIDELRAEQAATVRLGTSSGLGERLDALLAAFARLTDQAQLELLTGTTEERLAKVRAGDLDATLLRGERTDAGLTFLPLWQDALMAALPARHELAAQEVVEMSGLAGLPLRLSPHSRNPALHDLIVHCCREAGYDPVWGPEFTNAQDTLAAIGYGRPSWTVFYAPHADQLPVPGVVFRPLANPTPLMRTYLAVRPGPPRPGLRALIEACHEAGTD
- a CDS encoding alpha/beta fold hydrolase — its product is MPVAQASLSGGTAHVEYDRTGTGPGLVLVHGTGATREQWLPLTEAVADRFTVVAPDYSGSGGTTDHGGPLTLADLADEVLAAADHAGLDRFHLVGHSLGAAIATHLAAHRPERVRSLVLHAGWAHTDTRLRAEFTYWLDLLRSDTEHGTANFARMLPLMAFGPRYWERTDTAANEELVRTLATTLAPGIVRQTEVDLSVDLRPVLGRVTAPTLVLASAHDRIMGADQQQALLAGIPHTRYAEIDAGHGAPAEDPAGFAALITRFLDERRTAEAEAPAASGLSAVPDAVGAPGPAAGAARA
- a CDS encoding response regulator; the protein is MIDVLVVDDDFRVAEINAAYVSQIPGFRVAGRAHSAAQALATLERLPVDLVLLDHYLPDETGLTLVRRMHQMGHHSDVIMVTAARDVATVQAAMRYGALQYLVKPFGFAGLRAKLDAYAALRRTVEGVGGRGEAGQEQVDRIFAALRTPDSPRTELPKGHSAATVDLIRRTLDEAGLPLSAHQVAERAGVSRSTAQRYLKHLERTGHINLTLKYGDTGRPEHRYAWTRAS
- a CDS encoding toxin Doc, translated to MILHIDVAWLLDVQEQAVPEDVSVADYSALTAAVARHRTRIPRAGAAEPDAAWRAAALLDTLVRLQPLPHRNALYACQVAVAYMHAAGEGIDPPHGALVDLVRDVRAGKATVFQAAEHLRDWRL
- a CDS encoding pyridoxal-dependent decarboxylase gives rise to the protein MHPQLAADLAALPDLLEATGQRATAFLDRLGEAPVVPARPAPEPRPLPEHGTGLQDALRDFAARWQPGLSASAGPRYLGFVTGGVTPAALAGDWLTTVADQNSMSSLDATGQHLERETVGWLRTLFGLSDAHEGALVSGATLSNTVGLAIAREWLGERRGVSPAEDGVAALGPVRVLSGTPHSSVAKGLSMLGLGRTALVTVPTLPGREAVDPAALERALQETDGPCVIVANAGTVNTVDFDDLRALAALRDRYDCWLHIDAAFGAFAALSPHHAHLADGLDLADSLCVDLHKWLNVPYDSAVQFTRRRDLQARVFQNAAAYLGPLGDAPDLVHLTPENSRRLRALPAWFTLRAYGREGHRDIVDRCVECARALGEAVADLDGLELLAPVRLNVVCFTLAHSPTAERLAALADALATEVFLTPTVHAGRPALRAAFSNWRTTPEDVQRVVSSLTDAVRRLPAE
- a CDS encoding alpha/beta fold hydrolase — its product is MPHLDVNDTTLYYEDEGTGPALLFLHGWGTSGRTWGAQLPDFTQDHRVVTLDWRGCGRSARPVRGNTTAGVVNDLVALIGALRLDRPVVVGSSVGATFATELGVRRPELIGGVVSVDGPGYWPSGMRAEQAELTDGLRRDRAGTVAGWVPGWYAPGTAPALIDWTVRQILDSGPYIDEHQTAACDYDPRLALPGLRVPIHYIHGELDVPIPLDVARDSAARTPGAEVSVITGAGHMPHQERPAEFNAALRAALTRMATAHATV